A stretch of DNA from Microbacterium saperdae:
AGCTCTTCGAGTACAACCGCTCGGTCTACGACAACGCGGTCGCCGCACGCAACTCCGCGCAGTCCCTCAGCGACCAGGCCGTCGTCGCCCGCGACGAGCGCGACCGGCTGCAGAAGATCGCCGAGGAGAAGATGGTCGCGGCACAGAACGCCGCTGACGCCGCTCAGGCAGCGCTCGACGAGCAGTCCGCGAACCTCGCCACGATGCAGGCGCAGCTGGCAGCCCTCAAGGACACGACGACGAAGACGGTTGCCGGCTACAAGGCGGGCGTCATCGCCGAGGAGAAAAAGCGCAAGGAACGCGAGGCGGCAGAGGCAGCTGCGGCTGCCGCCGGTAACGGCGGCGGTGGCGGAGGAGGCGGCGGCGGTGGAGGCAGCCAGGGCAGCGGCGGCTGGCGCCGTCCACACGGCGGCGGCAAGAGCTCGGGCTATGGACCGCGTTCCGTGCAGTGCGGCTCGCAGGGCTGCTCGTCGAGCTTCCACTACGGCACCGACTTCGCCAACGGCTGTGGCGCGGCCATCTACGCCGCGCAGTCCGGCACGGTCGACTACGCGGGCGGCAACGGCGGCTACGGGAACTACATCCGCATCCAGCACGGCGGCGGCATCGGAACCGGCTACGCGCACATCCGCAACGGCGGCATCCTGGTGCGCTCCGGCCAGTGGGTGCGGTCGGGACAGGTCATCGCCTACGCGGGGAACACCGGCCGCTCGTTCGGCTGCCACCTGCACTTCGAGGTCTACGTGAACGGGAACGCCGTGAACCCGGTGCAGTTCCTCGCCCAGCGCGGCGTCTCCGCCTGAGCATCCGCGCCACCGCAGACGAGAAGACCCCCGGCCGCTCTGCGGAACCGGGGGTCTTCGTCTCGACAGGGTCAGCGACCCGACAGGTCAGTGGCCCTGCTCGCCGAAACGGACGATGGCCTCGTCGAGGATGCGCTGCGCTTCGGCGGCGTTCCCCCACTCGTCGACCTTGACCCACTTGTTGGGCTCGAGGTCCTTGTAGTGCTCGAAGAAGTGCGAGATCTCCTTCTTCGTGAACTCGGCGATGTCCTCGATGTCCTGGATGTGCGCCCAGCGCGGGTCCTTCGAGAGCACGGCGACGAGCTTGTCGTCTCCACCGGCTTCGTCGCTCATCTTCAGGACCGCGACGGGGCGGACCTCGACGACGACGCCCGGGTAGATGGCGTGGTCGAGCAGCACGAGCACGTCGAGCGGGTCGCCGTCTTCGCCCAGGGTGTTGTCGAAGTAGCCGTAGTCGGCCGGGTATCCGAAGGTCGTGTAGAGCACGCGGTCGAGGTGCACTCGCCCGGTCTCGTGGTCGACCTCGTACTTCACGCGGCTGCCGCGCGGGATCTCGATGACGGCGTCGTGTGCGCCCATGCGTGTGCTCCTCAGGAAAAGTTCGGTTGGATGCCGCGGACTAGCCTAGTCGCGGCTGCTGCACGCCTGCGGGCGATGACCGTTCACGTCCCGGTCGGGGAGGCCGGTGGGGTCGGTTCCGGCGTGCGCTTCCGGAGGAGACGATTCAGCAGGCGGCTCATCGGGTCGCTCAGCAGCAGCAGGAACAGCCCCGAGTATCCGTTCGGGGATGCCGCGACAGCGATCGTGAGCGCGGCCGAGAACAGCAGGATCGCCGCGACGTCGCCGATCACGCCGGCGCGGATCGTATCGGCCGCTGCGGTGGTGAGCTCGGGATGACGTGACAGGTACAGCCATCCGGCGAGCGTCGTGACCTGGGTCATGATGAGCGTGCCGATGTAGACCACAGCCTGCAGCGGATCCGAATCCATCTGGCCGATCATGGCCGTGGGCACCGGCAGCCACACGATGGTCGCCATCCACGCGACGTTGATCCACAGCAGCGGACCGGTGACGAACTCGACGTCGCGATACTGCCGATGGTGCCCCATCCAGAACGTCGCGATGAGGAGGAAGCTCAGACCGAAGCTCAGCAGCTGCCCGGAGTGCTCGGAGAGGAACTCGGCCGTTCCGATGTCGCCCGACGCGGCGTCGGACACCGACTCCATGAGCGGCAGGATGAGCAGCGTCATCGCGATCGCCACGACGGCGTCGACGAATGCCTTGAAACGCTCGCTCCGGAACGGTCGTGTGCCCGTGTGATGTGCCACGGCGCCAGACTAGACCGCGCCGCATCCGCAGGCCATGGGCGCGCGCAGAACCCGACGCGTGTCCTACCGTGGAGGGGTGCCGTCGCTCTCACCTGTCATCGCCGAGATCCGCCTCGCCGTGCGCACCGCGCTCGCCGAGGTCCCCGAAGGATCCACCGTCATCGTGGGCCTCTCCGGAGGGGCGGACTCGCTCGCGCTGACCGCGGCCACCGTCTTCGAGGCGAGGAGTCGTGGCATCCAGGTGCGGAGTCTGACCGTCGACCACGGACTGCAGGAAGGGTCGTCGCTCATCGCGAGCACCGCGGCGGTCGCGGCGGAGGGCGTCGGCGTCGACGATGCGTTGCAGACCCGCGTCGAGGTCGACCGGTCATCCGGTTCGGGGGTCGAGGCCGCCGCGCGCGACGCCCGATACATCGCACTCGCCGGCATCGCGCGTGCGGAAGGAGCAGCGGCCGTGCTGCTCGGCCACACCCTGGACGACCAGGCGGAGACCGTGCTCCTGGGCCTGGCCCGGGGCTCCGGCGCGACCAGCCTGCAGGGTATGGCGCCGATCCGCGAGGACGAGGACGGACTCCGGTGGATCCGCCCGCTGCTCGGGGTGCGTCGCGAGACGACCCGGGCGTTCTGCGCGGCATCCGCTCTCGAGTTCTGGGACGACCCCCACAATCTCGAGACGCGTTTCGCCCGCGTGCGTGCGCGCGAGACCGTGCTGCCGGTGCTGGAAGCCGAGCTCGGCCCCGGTATCGCCGAGGCCCTCGCACGCACGGCCGAGCAGCTGCGGGAGGACGCGGAGGCGTTCGACGAGATGATCCACGAGACGATCGAGGACATCGTCGAGCACGCCGAAGCCGGCATCTCGGTCAGCGTGGCAGCGCTCGCCGCGAACCCGGCAGCGCTGCGGAACCGCATCATCCGTCTCGTGGTCGACAGCGAGTTCGGCGTGAGTCTCACCCGCGCGCAGACCCTGGAGGTGGCGCGTCTCGTGACGGACTGGTCCGGTCAGGGGCCGATCGACCTGCCGGGATGCTCCGCCGTGCGCCGAGGCGGACAGGTCGTGTTCGCCGCGCGCGGCTGACCCCGGGCCGCGCGTGACGGGGCCGAAGACGACTTCTGCGGCCCCTCGTGTGCGAGGAGACCGCAGAAGTTCAGAATGGCCGCCGTCGTGGCGACGCAGAGCGTGGTGCCTACTTCTTGCCGCCCAGGAGGCCGCCGAGCAGTCCGCCGAGGTCGATGCCTCCGCCGGAGCTGCTGTTGCCGCCTCCGCCGAGCAGCCCGCCGAGCACGTCGCCGATGCCGCCGCCGCTGGAGCCGCTGTTGCCGCCTCCGCCCAGCAGACCGCCGATGAGGTCGCCGATCCCGCCCGAGCCCTCGGCTCCGGCATCCGCCTTCTCCGCCTTGCCCTTGTTGGCGTTCGCGATCAGGCCCATGACGATGGGCGCGAGGATCGGGAGAAGCTTGCCGAAGTCGATACCGGCGGTCGCCTTCGACTCGGTGAGCTGCTGGGTGACCTCCTTCTGGTTCGCTCCGAGGATGTGGCTGACGATCTTGCCGCCATCGGCCTCATCGATGTCGTCGACGGTGGCGACGCGCGTGGTCCCCTCGTGCTTCTTCAGGGCCGCCTGGATCGCGGAGGAACCCTCGTCGGTCTCTGCGTTCTTGGCCAGTCCGCCCAGCAGCACGGCTCCGCCCTGTTCGACCGCGGCCTTGGCGACGTCGGGGGAGACGCCGAGCTTCGCGGCGATGTCGTCGATCGGCACCTGCGTGAGGATGTCGTCAAGGGCCATGGTGAATCCTTCCGTCTGTGGGCGTGAGCCCGTCTCACCGCTCACAGTAGTGCGGATGCCACGGGTGTGGGGGAGCGGATACGGGGGATCCCTCGAGCCGGGGACGGAGCATCCGATCATGTCGCCTAAAATCGATCCATGCGCGCCGCGGAGATCCAGGATGACCTTGCACAGATCCTCGTCACAGAGGAGGAGATCCTCGCCAAGCTCGATGAACTGGCGACGCAGGTCGCCGCGGACTACGCCGGGAAGGACCTGATCCTCGTCGGCGTGCTCAAGGGCGCGGTCATGGTGATGGCCGACTTCGCTCGCGCGCTCCCCTTCCATGCGCCGATGGACTGGATGGCCGTGTCGAGCTACGGTGCCAGCACCAAGTCGAGCGGCGTGGTGCAGATCCGCAAGGACCTCGACACCGACCTCAACGGCAAGCACGTGCTGATCGTCGAGGACATCATCGATTCCGGCCTCACGCTCAGCTGGCTGCTGGAGAACTTCGAGTCGCGGGGCGCCGAGTCGATCGAGGTGCTCGCCCTGCTGCGCAAGCCCGAGGCCGCGAAGGTCGTGATCGACTGCCGGTACGTCGGCTTCGACATCCCCACGGACTTCGTCGTCGGGTACGGCCTCGACTACGACGAGCGCTACCGCAACCTGCGCGACGTGGCGGTGCTCGCACCGCACGTCTACAGCTGACGCGTCGACATGCTCAGCGACCGGTGGGTCCCTGAGCTCGCCGACGGGTACGCCGTGGGCGAATCACAGCAAGCGGCAAACAAGGGCGCGATACGCTGATCCGATCATGGATGTGAAGAAGATCACCAGGAACCCCCTGATCTACGTGGCGCTGATCGGTCTGCTGCTGTTCGGCGGCTTCCTGCTGATCTCGAACCTCGGTGCGCCCAAGCAGATCACCACGCAAGAGGGTCTGAAACTGCTCGCCGGCACCACGGTCACCGAGGTCGTCACCACCGACGGCGACCAGCGCGTCGACATGACGTTGTCGAAGGCGTTCGAAGGCTCCGAGAACGTGCAGTTCTACTACGTCGATGCCCGGGCCGACGAGGTCGTCACGGCGATCAACGACGCCGATCCCAAGGACGGCTTCAACGACGCGGTCCCGCGCGCCACCTGGTTCGACGGCTTCATCTCCCTGCTCCTCCCGCTCGTGCTGCTCGGTCTGCTGTTCTGGTGGCTGCTGTCGTCGATGCAGGGTGGCGGCGGCAAGGTCATGCAGTTCGGCAAGTCGAAGGCGAAGCTCGTCAACAAGGAGACGCCCACCGTCACCTTCGCCGACGTGGCCGGCGCCGACGAGGCCATCGAGGAGCTCCATGAGATCAAGGAGTTCCTGCAGGATCCCGCGAAGTTCCAGGCGATCGGCGCCCGCATCCCGAAGGGCGTGCTGCTGTACGGCCCTCCCGGAACCGGTAAGACCCTTCTGGCCCGCGCCGTCGCCGGCGAGGCCGGGGCCCCGTTCTACTCGATCTCCGGATCGGACTTCGTCGAGATGTTCGTCGGTGTCGGTGCCTCGCGTGTGCGCGACCTGTTCAACGTGGCCAAGGAGAACGCACCCGCGATCATCTTCATCGACGAGATCGATGCCGTCGGTCGTCACCGTGGAGCCGGCATGGGCGGCGGAAACGACGAGCGCGAGCAGACCCTGAACCAGATGCTCGTCGAGATGGACGGCTTCGACCCGAACGCGAACGTCATCGTGATCGCGGCGACGAACCGTCCCGACATCCTCGACCCCGCACTGCTGCGCCCCGGACGTTTCGACCGTCAGATCGGCGTCGACGCCCCGGACCTCAAGGGGCGCCAGCGCATCCTCGAGGTGCACAGCAAGGGCAAGCCGCTCGCGAAGAGCGTCGACCTCGAGGTCGTCGCCCGCAAGACTCCCGGATTCACGGGTGCGGATCTGGCGAACGTGCTGAACGAGGCCGCGCTGCTGACCGCGCGTTCGAACGCGCAGCTGGTCGACAACCGTGCGCTGGACGAGGCCATCGACCGCGTCATCGCGGGCCCGCAGCGTCGCACGCGCGTGATGAAGGACAAGGAGAAGCTCATCACCGCGTACCACGAGGGCGGACACGCTCTGGCGGCGGCGGCGATGAACTACACCGACCCCGTGACCAAGATCACGATCCTGCCGCGCGGCAAGGCGCTCGGGTACACGATGGTGCTGCCGCTGGACGACAAGTACTCCATCACCCGCAACGAGCTGCAGGACCAGCTGACGTACGCCATGGGCGGCCGCGTCGCGGAGGAGATCATCTTCCACGACCCCACCACCGGCGCCTCGAACGACATCGAGAAGGCGACGTCGATCGCTCGCAAGATGGTGATCGAGTACGGCATGACCACGCAGGTCGGTCCGGTCAAGCTCGGAACCGAAGGCGGCGACATGTTCGTCGCCCGCGACATGGGTCGTGGCCGCGAATACTCCGAGAAGGTCGCCGAGCGCGTCGATGCCGAGGTGCGCGCGCTCATCGAGCAGGCTCACAACGAGGCCTACACGGTGATCAGCGAGAACCGTGACATCCTCGACCGCCTCGCTCTGGCGCTGCTGGAGGAGGAGACTCTCGACCACAACCAGATCGCGGAGATCTTCACCGAGATCAAGAAGCTCCCCGAGCGTCCGCTGTGGCTGTCGAGCGAGGCGCGTCCTGTCTCGGAGCGTCCTCCGATCGAGGTGCCGAAGAAGGATGTCTCTCTCGCTGCTTCCGTCGAGGCGCCGGCTGCGGCCGCGCGCACGCAGACGGGATCGGCGGGTGCCGGTCAGGCGCGACCAGCGACGGCGTGACCGTGGCCGTCGACAGAGGTCGCGTCGAACGGCTCACCCGCGAACTGCTGGAGGCGATCGGTGAAGACCCCGATCGTCCCGGGCTGAAGCAGACGCCGTCGCGCATGGCGGAGCTCTACTCGGAGTTCTTCTCCGGCGTCGGAGAGGATGCCGCGGAGCCGCTCGCGCGCACGATCAGCGTGACGCGGGGTCCCGCTCCTGACACGCTGCCCTCCGGGGCGGTGCTGCTGCGTGACATCCGGTTCCGCTCGGTGTGCGAGCACCACCTGCTTCCGTTCGCCGGCCGCGCGCACCTCGCCTATCTTCCGGGTGAACAGGTCGTCGGCCTGGGGGCGCTCGTCCGCGTCGTCGAGATCCTCGCCTCGCGGCCGCAGGTGCAGGAGCGGCTCGGCGAGCAGATCGCCGACACCATCGCGGAGCACCTCGACACCCGGGGGGTCCTGGTCGTGCTGGATGCCAGCCACGGATGTGTCACGATGCGCGGCGGACGCCAGCCCGAAGCTTCCACCCTCACCATCGCGGCCCGAGGCGATTACACCGATCCGATCGCGCGCGCCGAGCTCATCGCCCTGATCGGAGCCTCGACGGCAGCTGCCGCGCACGCGAGGCAGCCCGAATGACCGGGATCTGGGGCATCGTCAACGTCACCCCGGACTCCTTCAGCGACGGCGGGCGGTACTTCGACGTCGGTCGCGCGGTCGCACAGGGGCTGCAGCTGCGCGCCGACGGTGCCACCGTGCTCGACATCGGCGGGGAGTCGACGCGTCCCGGTGCGGAACGCGTCGGCGCGGCCGTCGAGCAGCAGCGCGTGCTCCCCGTGATCGAGCAGCTCGTCGCGGCCGGTGCGCCGGTCAGCATCGACACGATCAACGCTTCGACCGCCGCCGCGGCAGTGCGGGCGGGAGCGAGGATCGTGAACGACGTGTCGGGCGGGCTCGCCGATCCCGACATGCGCGTCGCCGTCGCCGAGTCGGGCGCCGACTACGCGATCGGGCATTGGCGCGGTTTCTCCGATGACATGTACGCGCAGGCGGAGTACCGCCGCGCGGCCAGGGAGGTCGCGGGGGAGCTGCAGGAGCGCATCGGCGAGGCCGCGGCGTCCGGAATCGCGCCGTCACGGCTCATCGTCGATCCGGGCATCGGCTTCGCGAAGGCGGGCGAGCAGAACTGGGATGTGCTGCGCGGGCTCGACGAGATCGTCGCGCTCGGACCGCGCGTGCTGATCGGCACCTCGCGCAAGCGCTTCCTCGCGGAGACCCTGCGTCAGTCGGCGGGCGATGCATCCGCTGACGCCGCGGTGTCGGAGGCGCGACGCGACCTCGCGACGGCGGTCACCAGTGCGCTGGCTGCTCGCGCCGGCGTCTGGGCCGTGCGGGTGCACGATGTCGCCGCCACTCGCGACGCCCTCGCGATCACGCACGCCTGGGACGGTCGCTGAGGCGATCGGGCTCGTCCCGGGTCGTGAACGGGAGCGGCGGTCGGGGGTCCGCCGTACGCTAGGGGCATGGACTCCCTCGACCAGATCGCACTGACCGGCCTCACCGTGTTCGGCCGACACGGTGTCTACGACCACGAGCGCGAGAACGGGCAGGAGTTCACGATCGACCTGCAGCTGTCGTTGTCGCTGGAGCAGGCCGCCGCGACGGATGACGTGAGCGACACCGTGCACTACGGAGAGCTGGCCGAGAAGGTGGCAGCCGTCGTCGCCGGGGAGCCGGTGAACCTGATCGAGACGCTCGCCTCGCGGATCGCCGATGTCGCGCTGGACGACCAGAGGGTGCAGTTCGTGACGGTCACCGTGCACAAGCCGCACGCCCCCATCCCCCTCACCTTCGCCGATGTCGCGGTCTCCGTGCACCGAGGGCGCAAGCCCGCCGGCCTGGAGGACATCACCGCATGAGCCGCAACCTGACCATCCCGCCGAACATCCCGCCCTCCCGCGAGGGCCGCCCCGAGACGGTCGCCGTCGTCGCCCTCGGCGCCAACCTCGGCGACCGGGAGGCGACCATCCGAGGAGCGGCCGAGCGCATCGCCCGACTTC
This window harbors:
- a CDS encoding M23 family metallopeptidase; translation: MNDRTALDAAMAASDDCGCAPTPAESRSFWKSEGVSRRGALGLGVLGVVALSAFGVGSGVTAAYAASYPSWDDVQKAKNNEAAKASEVSRIEGLIQSLTQKVADTQAAAKVASDEFYDAQQKYFAAATEADAKQAKADEQAAVADDSARKAGQVAAQLYRNGGDDTSLELLFTGSAQNADELLARLGTMDKLFEYNRSVYDNAVAARNSAQSLSDQAVVARDERDRLQKIAEEKMVAAQNAADAAQAALDEQSANLATMQAQLAALKDTTTKTVAGYKAGVIAEEKKRKEREAAEAAAAAAGNGGGGGGGGGGGGSQGSGGWRRPHGGGKSSGYGPRSVQCGSQGCSSSFHYGTDFANGCGAAIYAAQSGTVDYAGGNGGYGNYIRIQHGGGIGTGYAHIRNGGILVRSGQWVRSGQVIAYAGNTGRSFGCHLHFEVYVNGNAVNPVQFLAQRGVSA
- a CDS encoding inorganic diphosphatase; translation: MGAHDAVIEIPRGSRVKYEVDHETGRVHLDRVLYTTFGYPADYGYFDNTLGEDGDPLDVLVLLDHAIYPGVVVEVRPVAVLKMSDEAGGDDKLVAVLSKDPRWAHIQDIEDIAEFTKKEISHFFEHYKDLEPNKWVKVDEWGNAAEAQRILDEAIVRFGEQGH
- a CDS encoding TMEM175 family protein codes for the protein MAHHTGTRPFRSERFKAFVDAVVAIAMTLLILPLMESVSDAASGDIGTAEFLSEHSGQLLSFGLSFLLIATFWMGHHRQYRDVEFVTGPLLWINVAWMATIVWLPVPTAMIGQMDSDPLQAVVYIGTLIMTQVTTLAGWLYLSRHPELTTAAADTIRAGVIGDVAAILLFSAALTIAVAASPNGYSGLFLLLLSDPMSRLLNRLLRKRTPEPTPPASPTGT
- the tilS gene encoding tRNA lysidine(34) synthetase TilS — translated: MPSLSPVIAEIRLAVRTALAEVPEGSTVIVGLSGGADSLALTAATVFEARSRGIQVRSLTVDHGLQEGSSLIASTAAVAAEGVGVDDALQTRVEVDRSSGSGVEAAARDARYIALAGIARAEGAAAVLLGHTLDDQAETVLLGLARGSGATSLQGMAPIREDEDGLRWIRPLLGVRRETTRAFCAASALEFWDDPHNLETRFARVRARETVLPVLEAELGPGIAEALARTAEQLREDAEAFDEMIHETIEDIVEHAEAGISVSVAALAANPAALRNRIIRLVVDSEFGVSLTRAQTLEVARLVTDWSGQGPIDLPGCSAVRRGGQVVFAARG
- a CDS encoding DUF937 domain-containing protein, producing the protein MALDDILTQVPIDDIAAKLGVSPDVAKAAVEQGGAVLLGGLAKNAETDEGSSAIQAALKKHEGTTRVATVDDIDEADGGKIVSHILGANQKEVTQQLTESKATAGIDFGKLLPILAPIVMGLIANANKGKAEKADAGAEGSGGIGDLIGGLLGGGGNSGSSGGGIGDVLGGLLGGGGNSSSGGGIDLGGLLGGLLGGKK
- the hpt gene encoding hypoxanthine phosphoribosyltransferase, whose protein sequence is MRAAEIQDDLAQILVTEEEILAKLDELATQVAADYAGKDLILVGVLKGAVMVMADFARALPFHAPMDWMAVSSYGASTKSSGVVQIRKDLDTDLNGKHVLIVEDIIDSGLTLSWLLENFESRGAESIEVLALLRKPEAAKVVIDCRYVGFDIPTDFVVGYGLDYDERYRNLRDVAVLAPHVYS
- the ftsH gene encoding ATP-dependent zinc metalloprotease FtsH, which gives rise to MDVKKITRNPLIYVALIGLLLFGGFLLISNLGAPKQITTQEGLKLLAGTTVTEVVTTDGDQRVDMTLSKAFEGSENVQFYYVDARADEVVTAINDADPKDGFNDAVPRATWFDGFISLLLPLVLLGLLFWWLLSSMQGGGGKVMQFGKSKAKLVNKETPTVTFADVAGADEAIEELHEIKEFLQDPAKFQAIGARIPKGVLLYGPPGTGKTLLARAVAGEAGAPFYSISGSDFVEMFVGVGASRVRDLFNVAKENAPAIIFIDEIDAVGRHRGAGMGGGNDEREQTLNQMLVEMDGFDPNANVIVIAATNRPDILDPALLRPGRFDRQIGVDAPDLKGRQRILEVHSKGKPLAKSVDLEVVARKTPGFTGADLANVLNEAALLTARSNAQLVDNRALDEAIDRVIAGPQRRTRVMKDKEKLITAYHEGGHALAAAAMNYTDPVTKITILPRGKALGYTMVLPLDDKYSITRNELQDQLTYAMGGRVAEEIIFHDPTTGASNDIEKATSIARKMVIEYGMTTQVGPVKLGTEGGDMFVARDMGRGREYSEKVAERVDAEVRALIEQAHNEAYTVISENRDILDRLALALLEEETLDHNQIAEIFTEIKKLPERPLWLSSEARPVSERPPIEVPKKDVSLAASVEAPAAAARTQTGSAGAGQARPATA
- the folE gene encoding GTP cyclohydrolase I, with protein sequence MAVDRGRVERLTRELLEAIGEDPDRPGLKQTPSRMAELYSEFFSGVGEDAAEPLARTISVTRGPAPDTLPSGAVLLRDIRFRSVCEHHLLPFAGRAHLAYLPGEQVVGLGALVRVVEILASRPQVQERLGEQIADTIAEHLDTRGVLVVLDASHGCVTMRGGRQPEASTLTIAARGDYTDPIARAELIALIGASTAAAAHARQPE
- the folP gene encoding dihydropteroate synthase, with the protein product MTGIWGIVNVTPDSFSDGGRYFDVGRAVAQGLQLRADGATVLDIGGESTRPGAERVGAAVEQQRVLPVIEQLVAAGAPVSIDTINASTAAAAVRAGARIVNDVSGGLADPDMRVAVAESGADYAIGHWRGFSDDMYAQAEYRRAAREVAGELQERIGEAAASGIAPSRLIVDPGIGFAKAGEQNWDVLRGLDEIVALGPRVLIGTSRKRFLAETLRQSAGDASADAAVSEARRDLATAVTSALAARAGVWAVRVHDVAATRDALAITHAWDGR
- the folB gene encoding dihydroneopterin aldolase gives rise to the protein MDSLDQIALTGLTVFGRHGVYDHERENGQEFTIDLQLSLSLEQAAATDDVSDTVHYGELAEKVAAVVAGEPVNLIETLASRIADVALDDQRVQFVTVTVHKPHAPIPLTFADVAVSVHRGRKPAGLEDITA